Proteins encoded by one window of Salvia splendens isolate huo1 chromosome 5, SspV2, whole genome shotgun sequence:
- the LOC121802525 gene encoding extensin-2-like produces the protein MTTRRRGSAAKGGLLPQLMLVALATLATSSLVSADPYVYSSPPPPYVYKSPPPPSPYPPPPYVYKSPPPLSPSPPPPYVYTSPPPPSPSPPPPYVYKSPPPPPPSPSPPPPYVYKSPPPPSPSPPPPYVYKSPPPPSPSPPPPYIYKSPPPPSPSPPPPYVYKSPPPPSPSPPPPYYYKSPPPPDPSPPPPYIYKSPPPPSPSPPPPYVYKSPPPPSPSPPPPYVYKSPPPPSPSPPPPYVYKSPPPPSPSPPPPYYYKSPPPPSPSPPPPYYYKSPPPPSPSPPPPYHYVSPPPPEKSPPPPYYYTSPPPPAPVPHNPPHHHHALVVKVTGKVYCYKCYDWTHPEKSHDKKHLQGAVVEVTCKAGDKEIVAFGKTKINGKYSIPIEGFEYAKYGAKACKAKLHAPPKGSKCSIATNTNWGVNGAKLRVKSKNHYEVVLYAEPFAYASKTPYGECSKPKPTPAPYYYKSPPPPTPTYVYKSPPPPPYVYKSSPPPVPTYVYKSPPPPPYVYKSPPPPSPSPPPPYVYKSPPPPSPSPPPPYVYTSPPPPSPSPPPPYVYKSPPPPSPSPPPPYIYKSPPPPSPSPPPPYVYTSPPPPSPSPPPPYVYKSPPPPSPSPPPPYVYTSPPPPSPSPPPPYIYKSPPPPLPSPPPPYVYTSPPPPLPSPPPPYVYKSPPPPSPSPPPPYVYTSPPPPSPFPPPPYVYQSPPPPSPSPPPPYVYKSPPPPSPSPPPPYIYKSPPPPFPSPPPPYVYKSPPPPSPSPPPPYIYKSPPPPSPSPPPPYVYKSPPPPSPSPPPPYVYKSPPPPSPSPPPPYVYKSPPPPSPSPPPPYVYKSPPPPSPSPPPPYVYKSPPPPSPSPPPPYVYKSPPPPSPSPPPPYLYKSPPPPSPSPPPPYVYTSPPPPVKSPPPPAYIYASPPPPTHY, from the exons ATGACGACTCGCCGCCGCGGCTCAGCCGCCAAGGGTGGGCTTCTGCCACAGCTCATGCTGGTGGCATTGGCCACTTTGGCTACTTCTAGTTTGGTCTCTGCTGATCCTTATGTGTACTCGTCTCCACCTCCGCCTTATGTTTACAAGTCTCCTCCACCACCGTCTCCGTATCCACCACCTCCTTATGTGTACAAATCTCCACCACCGCTGTCACCATCCCCACCACCTCCTTATGTTTACACatccccaccaccaccatcaccaTCTCCGCCACCACCATATGTTTACaagtctccaccaccaccaccaccatcaccatctccaccaccaccttacGTGTACAAATCACCTCCACCACCCTCCCCTTCTCCGCCACCACCATATGTTTATaagtctccaccaccaccttctccatctccaccacCCCCATACATCTACaagtctccaccaccaccatctccGTCTCCTCCACCACCATATGTATACAAGTCTCCACCTCCaccatctccatctccaccaccaccatactATTACAAGTCTCCTCCACCACCTGATCcctcaccaccaccaccatacaTCTACAAATCTCCTCCACCACCTTCTCCGTCTCCACCACCCCCATACGTCTACAAGTCTCCTCCACCACCATCCCCATCTCCACCACCTCCATACGTGTACAAATCcccaccaccaccttccccatCCCCACCACCACCTTACGTCTAcaaatcaccaccaccaccttctccatCCCCTCCACCACCATACTACTACAAATCGCCACCACCTCCTTCTCCATCCCCACCACCACCATACTACTACAAATCCCCACCACCTCCTTCCCCCTCACCACCACCCCCCTACCACTACGTCTCGCCACCACCACCGGAGAAATCTCCTCCTCCACCATACTACTACACCTCTCCCCCACCACCCGCACCGGTTCCTCACAACCCACCGCACCACCACCATGCATTGGTAGTTAAGGTGACCGGAAAAGTATATTGCTACAAATGCTATGATTGGACTCACCCAGAAAAATCCCATGACAAGAAACATCTTCAAG GTGCTGTGGTGGAAGTGACATGCAAAGCTGGGGACAAAGAAATTGTTGCATTTGGCAAAACAAAGATCAATGGAAAATACAGTATTCCAATTGAAGGATTTGAATATGCCAAATATGGAGCAAAGGCTTGCAAAGCTAAGCTTCATGCACCACCTAAGGGTTCAAAGTGTAGCATTGCTACTAATACTAATTGGGGAGTAAATGGTGCTAAGCTTAGAGTGAAGTCTAAGAATCACTATGAAGTTGTGTTGTATGCTGAGCCTTTTGCTTATGCCTCCAAGACTCCTTATGGGGAATGTTCCAAGCCTAAGCCAACTCCGGCTCCGTACTACTACAAGTCGCCACCACCTCCAACCCCCACTTATGTCTACAAATCCCCACCGCCACCTCCTTATGTATACAAGTCTTCACCTCCTCCGGTGCCGACTTATGTTTACAAGTCCCCTCCTCCACCACCGTACGTCTAcaaatcaccaccaccaccatcaccgTCTCCTCCACCTCCATACGTCTAcaaatcaccaccaccaccgtcgCCATCTCCTCCACCTCCCTATGTTTACACATCACCTCCTCCACCTTCACCATCGCCTCCACCTCCATATGTCTAcaaatcaccaccaccaccgtcaCCATCTCCCCCACCTCCATACATCTACAAATCTCCACCTCCTCCATCCCCATCTCCCCCACCTCCATACGTCTACACATCACCTCCTCCTCCATCGCCATCTCCTCCACCTCCATACGTCTAcaaatcaccaccaccaccgtcgCCATCTCCCCCACCTCCATACGTCTAcacatcaccaccaccaccatcgcCATCTCCCCCACCTCCATACATCTACAAATCACCACCTCCACCGTTGCCATCTCCCCCACCTCCCTACGTCTACACATCACCTCCTCCTCCATTGCCATCTCCTCCACCTCCATACGTCTACAAATCACCACCTCCACCGTCGCCATCTCCCCCACCTCCCTACGTCTACACATCACCTCCTCCTCCATCGCCATTTCCTCCGCCTCCTTACGTTTAccaatcaccaccaccaccatcccCATCTCCCCCACCTCCATACGTCTACAAGTCACCCCCACCACCATCACCATCTCCTCCACCTCCATACATCTACAAATCACCACCTCCTCCATTCCCGTCACCCCCACCTCCATACGTCTACAAGTCACCTCCACCACCATCGCCGTCTCCTCCACCTCCATACATCTACAagtcaccaccaccaccatcgcCATCTCCTCCACCTCCATACGTCTACAAATCACCCCCACCACCATCGCCGTCTCCTCCACCTCCATACGTCTACAagtcaccaccaccaccatctccCTCTCCTCCACCTCCGTACGTCTACAAGTCACCACCTCCTCCATCCccatcaccaccacctccaTATGTCTACAAATCACCACCTCCTCCATCGCCATCTCCTCCACCTCCCTACGTGTACAAATCACCACCTCCTCCATCCCCATCTCCCCCACCCCCATACGTCTACAAATCACCACCCCCTCCATCACCGTCTCCTCCACCTCCCTACCTCTACAAGTCTCCCCCACCACCATCCCCATCTCCCCCACCTCCATACGTCTACACATCCCCACCCCCACCCGTGAAGTCACCTCCACCACCGGCATACATCTACGCCTCACCCCCTCCACCAACACACTACTAA